From Priestia aryabhattai, one genomic window encodes:
- the asd gene encoding aspartate-semialdehyde dehydrogenase produces MTRELHVAVVGATGAVGQQMIKTLQERNFPVGKLTLLSSARSAGKKVLFNGEEVVVQEATPDSFEGVDIALFSAGGSISKALAPEAVKRGAIVVDNTSAYRMDENVPLVVPEVNEDALHAHNGIIANPNCSTIQMVAALQPLRETYGLSKVLVSTYQAVSGAGAAAINELKEQAKAILEEKEFTPEILPVGGDKKHYQIAFNAIPQIDKFQDNGFTFEEMKMINETKKIMSMPELPVAATCVRLPVVTGHSESVYIEIEKDGVTVADVKNLLADAPGIVLQDDPENQVYPMPADCIGKRDVFVGRIRKDLDRDNGFHMWIVSDNLLKGAAWNSVQIAESLIKLSLVK; encoded by the coding sequence ATGACAAGAGAATTACATGTAGCAGTAGTAGGAGCAACAGGTGCAGTAGGACAACAAATGATTAAAACCCTACAGGAGCGTAATTTTCCAGTTGGTAAATTAACGTTATTATCTTCAGCTCGTTCAGCTGGTAAAAAAGTGTTGTTTAACGGAGAAGAAGTTGTTGTGCAAGAAGCAACTCCTGATAGCTTTGAAGGCGTAGATATTGCTTTATTCAGTGCAGGTGGCAGCATTTCAAAAGCACTTGCACCAGAGGCAGTGAAACGCGGAGCAATCGTTGTAGATAACACGAGCGCTTATCGAATGGATGAAAATGTCCCGTTAGTTGTGCCGGAAGTGAATGAAGACGCATTACACGCACATAACGGAATCATTGCTAATCCAAACTGCTCTACAATTCAAATGGTAGCAGCATTACAGCCATTACGCGAAACATACGGTTTATCTAAAGTGCTAGTATCAACGTATCAAGCCGTGTCTGGAGCAGGCGCTGCTGCAATTAATGAATTAAAAGAACAAGCTAAAGCTATTTTAGAAGAAAAAGAGTTTACACCGGAAATTTTACCGGTTGGTGGAGATAAAAAACATTATCAAATTGCTTTTAATGCCATTCCGCAAATTGATAAATTTCAAGATAACGGTTTTACATTTGAAGAAATGAAAATGATTAATGAAACGAAGAAAATTATGAGCATGCCTGAATTGCCAGTAGCTGCTACTTGTGTTCGTCTACCGGTTGTAACAGGTCATTCAGAGTCAGTGTACATTGAAATTGAAAAAGACGGTGTAACGGTAGCTGATGTGAAAAATTTATTGGCTGATGCACCTGGTATCGTATTGCAAGATGATCCAGAAAATCAAGTATATCCAATGCCAGCAGATTGTATAGGTAAACGAGATGTGTTTGTCGGCCGTATTCGTAAAGATTTAGATCGCGATAACGGTTTCCATATGTGGATCGTTTCTGATAACTTGTTAAAAGGTGCAGCTTGGAATTCTGTACAAATTGCAGAATCACTTATTAAGCTTAGCTTAGTAAAATAA
- a CDS encoding dipicolinate synthase subunit B — protein sequence MSLKGKRIGFGLTGSHCTYDAVMPEIEKLVNLGAEVLPVVSYTVQSTNTRFGDGEDWVKKIEELTGHAVINTIVKAEPLGPKIPLDCMVVAPITGNTMSKFANAMTESPVLMAAKATLRNNKPVVLGISTNDALGLNGVNLMRLMATKNIYFIPFGQDDPVLKPNSMVARMTMLSDTVYAALEDKQIQPVIVERFRDGQES from the coding sequence ATGTCATTAAAAGGTAAAAGAATAGGATTCGGTTTGACTGGATCTCACTGTACGTATGATGCAGTTATGCCAGAAATTGAAAAGCTTGTTAACTTGGGAGCAGAAGTGTTACCGGTTGTTTCTTACACCGTACAATCCACAAATACTCGTTTTGGAGATGGAGAAGACTGGGTGAAAAAAATTGAGGAATTAACAGGTCACGCCGTCATCAATACAATTGTAAAAGCAGAGCCTTTAGGACCAAAAATTCCGCTTGATTGTATGGTAGTCGCCCCAATCACTGGGAATACGATGAGTAAGTTTGCGAATGCAATGACTGAGTCTCCGGTACTGATGGCAGCTAAAGCAACGCTTCGTAATAATAAGCCGGTTGTACTGGGAATTTCGACTAATGACGCACTAGGGCTAAATGGTGTAAACTTAATGAGGCTAATGGCGACTAAAAATATTTATTTTATTCCATTTGGTCAAGATGACCCGGTGCTTAAGCCAAATTCAATGGTAGCGCGTATGACGATGTTATCAGACACGGTGTACGCAGCGCTTGAAGATAAACAGATTCAGCCTGTTATTGTCGAAAGGTTCCGCGACGGTCAAGAGTCATAG
- the dpaA gene encoding dipicolinic acid synthetase subunit A — translation MLTDLHIAVIGGDARQLEVIRKLIQLDAKTSLIGFDQLDHGFTGATKYQIEELDFSDVDAIILPVPGTNHEGQVDTIFSNEKVVLTEEVLKKTPEHCIIYSGISNGYLNELVKTTNRKLVQLFERDDVAIYNSIPTVEGTIMLVIQHTDFTIHGSNISVLGLGRVGMSVARSFAALGANVKVGARKSEHLARIAEMGLQPFYLSELDKEIADSDICINTIPYPILTAKTLSNVPTHALIIDLASKPGGTDFRYAEKRGIKAILAPGLPGIVAPKTAGQIVANVLVNLLKDAADAREENE, via the coding sequence ATGTTAACGGATTTGCACATAGCTGTAATCGGCGGTGATGCTAGACAGCTTGAAGTCATTCGAAAATTAATTCAATTAGATGCAAAAACCTCTCTTATTGGTTTTGATCAGCTAGATCATGGTTTTACAGGTGCGACGAAATATCAGATAGAGGAGCTGGATTTTTCAGATGTTGACGCCATCATCCTTCCAGTGCCTGGAACAAATCACGAAGGGCAAGTAGATACTATTTTTTCAAATGAAAAAGTAGTGTTAACTGAAGAAGTACTTAAAAAAACGCCTGAGCACTGCATTATTTATTCTGGTATTAGCAATGGGTATTTAAACGAATTAGTCAAAACGACAAATCGTAAACTCGTTCAGCTATTTGAGCGTGATGATGTAGCGATTTATAACTCTATTCCTACTGTTGAAGGTACCATCATGCTTGTTATTCAACATACGGATTTTACCATTCACGGTTCAAATATTTCTGTCCTAGGTTTAGGAAGAGTAGGAATGAGTGTGGCGAGGTCCTTTGCTGCACTCGGTGCCAATGTAAAAGTAGGAGCTAGAAAATCTGAACATTTAGCACGTATTGCTGAAATGGGTTTGCAACCTTTCTATCTTTCTGAACTCGATAAAGAAATTGCTGATAGTGATATATGTATTAACACAATTCCATACCCGATCTTAACGGCTAAGACATTATCTAATGTCCCAACCCACGCGCTCATTATTGATTTAGCTTCAAAGCCTGGAGGGACCGATTTCCGCTATGCAGAAAAACGAGGAATTAAAGCTATTTTAGCACCTGGTCTTCCAGGAATTGTGGCTCCAAAAACAGCAGGCCAGATTGTCGCTAATGTATTAGTAAATTTATTAAAAGACGCGGCGGATGCGAGAGAGGAGAATGAATAA
- a CDS encoding YlmC/YmxH family sporulation protein, with protein sequence MRLSELSGKEIVDVKRAERLGILGQTDLEINEHTGQINALIIPSVKWFGFRKQGDEVRVPWGNIEKIGADMVIVNVQQLDNINNESTK encoded by the coding sequence ATGAGATTAAGCGAACTGAGTGGAAAAGAAATTGTAGACGTTAAGCGAGCAGAGCGTTTGGGTATTTTAGGGCAAACAGATCTTGAAATTAATGAACATACGGGACAAATTAATGCGCTTATTATTCCATCTGTGAAGTGGTTTGGGTTTCGAAAACAAGGAGATGAAGTGCGAGTGCCGTGGGGAAATATCGAAAAAATTGGTGCAGATATGGTGATTGTAAATGTCCAGCAGCTAGACAACATAAACAATGAGTCAACAAAATAA
- a CDS encoding M16 family metallopeptidase, with amino-acid sequence MIKRYTCKNGVRIVLENIPTVRSVAIGVWIGTGSRSEHPEINGVSHFLEHMFFKGTKTRSAREIAESFDRIGGQVNAFTSKEYTCYYAKVLDEHADQALDVLADMFFNSSFDEEELAREKNVVYEEIKMYEDTPDDIVHDLLGKAVYGNHPLGYPILGTEDTLKTFNGDSLRQYMEQMYIPENIVISVAGNIDESFIQQVENYFGTYTSSHSAHQYVQPEFHTNHIARKKETEQAHLCLGFKGLPIGGEDVYSLIVLNNVLGGSMSSRLFQEVREQRGLAYSVFSYHSSYRDSGLVTIYGGTGSHQLDVLYDTVQETLYDLKDKGITDKELANSKEQLKGNLMLSLESTNSRMSRNGKNELMLGYHRSLDEILDLVNAVTKDSVNGLARDIFKDEFALSLISPSGDLPKGFKGN; translated from the coding sequence TTGATAAAACGATATACGTGCAAAAATGGTGTAAGAATTGTATTGGAAAATATCCCAACTGTTCGATCTGTGGCTATTGGGGTGTGGATCGGAACAGGTTCTCGAAGTGAACACCCTGAAATTAATGGTGTATCACATTTTCTTGAACATATGTTTTTTAAAGGAACAAAAACAAGATCTGCTCGTGAAATTGCAGAAAGCTTCGACCGCATTGGGGGACAAGTAAATGCATTCACTTCTAAAGAATACACGTGCTACTATGCAAAAGTATTAGACGAACACGCAGATCAAGCGCTAGACGTGCTGGCGGATATGTTCTTTAATTCTTCATTTGATGAAGAGGAATTAGCTCGTGAAAAAAATGTTGTATATGAAGAAATTAAAATGTATGAAGATACACCTGATGATATCGTACACGATCTATTAGGAAAAGCCGTATATGGCAATCATCCATTAGGTTATCCAATTTTAGGAACGGAAGATACGTTAAAAACATTTAATGGGGATTCACTTCGTCAGTATATGGAGCAAATGTATATTCCCGAAAACATCGTTATTTCAGTAGCTGGAAATATTGATGAGAGTTTTATTCAACAGGTGGAAAACTATTTTGGTACATATACGTCAAGCCATTCCGCTCACCAATATGTTCAGCCAGAGTTCCATACAAATCATATTGCGCGCAAAAAGGAGACAGAACAAGCTCATCTTTGCCTTGGCTTTAAAGGTCTCCCAATCGGCGGAGAAGATGTATATAGCTTAATTGTATTAAATAACGTGCTTGGTGGAAGCATGAGCAGTCGTTTGTTCCAAGAAGTTCGCGAACAGCGCGGCTTGGCTTACTCTGTTTTCTCTTATCATTCTTCTTATCGAGACAGCGGTCTTGTAACGATTTATGGAGGGACGGGAAGCCATCAGCTCGACGTATTATATGATACGGTTCAAGAAACACTTTATGATCTGAAAGATAAAGGTATTACGGATAAAGAACTTGCTAACAGCAAAGAGCAGCTGAAAGGAAACTTAATGCTGAGTCTTGAAAGCACAAATAGCCGTATGAGCAGAAATGGAAAAAATGAGTTAATGCTAGGCTATCACCGTTCATTAGATGAAATTTTAGACCTTGTGAATGCTGTGACTAAAGATAGTGTAAATGGTCTTGCACGAGATATTTTCAAAGACGAATTTGCTCTTTCATTAATAAGTCCGAGTGGAGATTTACCTAAGGGCTTTAAAGGAAATTAA
- a CDS encoding polysaccharide deacetylase family protein, whose amino-acid sequence MKRTIVQFTAFLFLLAITYKSIYNPFAEAYIEALKSDVQLVSAQHDALYQKIEEKAKDYEKPAANARIDPVWKRVPGYNGIKVDLAASYKNMKPAGKFDEKKLVYKQVRPKVHLRDLPQEPIYRGHDEKPMVSFTVNVAWGNEYLPKMLEVLKKHHAKATFFLEGKWVKNNPDMAKMIVDAGHEVGNHSYSHPDMATLSASQINQQLKKTNDIITSTTGQKVKWFAPPSGSFRPEVVTLASQLKMSTIMWTVDTIDWQKPSPEVLINRVMKKIHPGAIVLMHPTESTAESLDQLLTDIERKGLKVSDVSTMLDEERMMKIPSSTKK is encoded by the coding sequence GTGAAGAGAACCATTGTGCAATTTACAGCATTTCTATTTTTACTGGCAATTACATATAAATCTATTTATAATCCTTTTGCTGAAGCGTATATAGAAGCACTTAAATCCGATGTACAACTTGTATCAGCTCAGCATGATGCGTTATATCAAAAGATTGAAGAAAAAGCAAAAGATTATGAAAAGCCAGCAGCGAATGCACGAATCGATCCTGTTTGGAAACGGGTTCCTGGCTATAACGGCATAAAAGTTGATCTTGCTGCTTCTTATAAAAATATGAAACCTGCGGGTAAATTTGATGAAAAAAAACTAGTGTACAAACAGGTTAGACCAAAGGTTCACTTGAGGGATTTACCACAGGAACCTATCTACCGTGGACACGATGAAAAGCCTATGGTATCGTTTACAGTGAACGTAGCATGGGGGAACGAGTATTTGCCTAAAATGTTAGAAGTGCTGAAAAAACACCATGCTAAAGCAACCTTCTTTTTAGAAGGGAAATGGGTTAAAAATAATCCAGACATGGCAAAAATGATTGTAGACGCAGGGCATGAAGTAGGGAACCATTCTTATTCTCATCCCGATATGGCCACATTATCGGCTAGTCAAATCAATCAGCAGCTTAAAAAAACGAATGATATTATTACATCTACTACGGGACAAAAAGTAAAATGGTTTGCTCCTCCGAGCGGCAGTTTTCGCCCCGAAGTAGTAACGCTTGCTTCTCAGTTAAAAATGAGTACAATTATGTGGACAGTTGATACGATCGATTGGCAAAAGCCAAGTCCAGAAGTGTTAATTAATCGAGTAATGAAGAAGATTCATCCAGGGGCTATTGTACTGATGCACCCGACTGAATCAACGGCTGAATCGCTTGACCAATTGTTAACCGATATTGAACGCAAAGGCCTGAAAGTTAGCGATGTGTCAACGATGCTAGATGAAGAAAGAATGATGAAAATACCTTCTTCTACTAAGAAGTAA
- the pnp gene encoding polyribonucleotide nucleotidyltransferase, translating into MEQEKRVFSVDLAGRKLEVEVGQLAKQANGAALIRYGDTVVLSTATASKEPKNVDFFPLTVNYEERLYAVGKIPGGFIKREGRPSEKAILASRLIDRPIRPLFADGFRNEVQVVSVVMSVDQNCSSEIAAMFGSSLALSVSDIPFEGPIAGVIVGRVDNEFVVNPTVDELEKSDIHLTVAGTEDAINMVEAGADEVPEEVMLEAIMFGHEQIKKLIAFQEEIVAAVGKEKVEVELYTVDADLERQVREIAEGDMNRAVQVQEKHARENAIKEVKSAVAAKFEEQDVEEEVLNQVNEILSKLVKSEVRRLITEEKVRPDGRSIDEIRPLSSETNLLPRTHGSGLFTRGQTQALSICTLGALGDVQILDGLSVEESKRFMHHYNFPSFSVGETRPMRGPGRREIGHGALGERALEPVIPNEKDFPYTIRLVSEVLESNGSTSQASICASTLAMMDAGVPIKSPVAGIAMGLIKSGEHYSILTDIQGMEDHLGDMDFKVAGTENGVTALQMDIKIDGLSREILDEALQQAKKGRMQILNHMMSTIAMPRQELSQYAPKILTMAINPDKIRDVIGPSGKQINKIIEETGVKIDIEQDGTIFISSIDQPMNEKAKKIIEDLVREVEVGQMYLGKVKRIEKFGAFVEIFSGKDGLVHISELAEERIGKVEDVVSIGDEILVKVMEIDKQGRVNLSRKAILKEQKEKEEKAKETK; encoded by the coding sequence ATGGAACAAGAAAAACGAGTGTTCTCTGTAGATCTAGCTGGACGAAAGCTAGAAGTTGAAGTTGGCCAGTTGGCAAAACAAGCAAATGGCGCAGCATTAATCCGCTATGGAGACACAGTTGTATTAAGTACAGCAACGGCTTCAAAAGAGCCTAAAAATGTAGATTTCTTCCCGTTAACAGTAAACTATGAAGAGCGTTTATATGCAGTCGGTAAAATCCCAGGTGGATTCATTAAGCGTGAAGGCAGACCAAGTGAAAAAGCAATCTTGGCTAGCCGTTTAATCGACCGTCCGATTCGTCCTTTATTCGCAGATGGTTTCCGAAACGAAGTTCAAGTTGTCAGCGTTGTAATGAGCGTAGATCAAAACTGTTCTTCAGAAATCGCGGCAATGTTCGGTTCTTCATTAGCATTATCAGTATCTGATATTCCATTTGAAGGTCCTATTGCAGGCGTAATCGTAGGCCGTGTAGACAATGAATTTGTTGTAAACCCAACGGTAGATGAGCTTGAAAAAAGCGATATTCATCTGACGGTTGCTGGTACAGAAGACGCGATCAACATGGTTGAAGCAGGTGCTGATGAAGTACCGGAAGAAGTAATGTTAGAAGCAATTATGTTTGGACATGAGCAAATTAAAAAATTAATTGCCTTCCAAGAAGAAATTGTAGCAGCAGTAGGCAAAGAAAAAGTGGAAGTTGAGCTTTATACTGTTGATGCTGACCTTGAGCGTCAAGTTCGCGAAATTGCAGAAGGTGACATGAACCGTGCCGTTCAAGTTCAAGAAAAGCATGCGCGCGAAAATGCGATTAAAGAAGTGAAAAGCGCAGTAGCTGCAAAATTTGAAGAGCAAGATGTAGAAGAAGAAGTACTAAATCAAGTGAATGAAATTTTATCGAAGCTTGTTAAAAGTGAAGTACGTCGCTTGATCACAGAAGAAAAAGTGCGTCCTGATGGCCGTAGTATTGACGAAATTCGTCCACTTTCTTCTGAAACAAACTTGCTTCCTCGTACACACGGATCTGGATTATTTACGCGTGGACAAACTCAAGCGCTTAGCATCTGTACATTAGGTGCACTTGGCGATGTGCAAATTTTAGATGGTTTAAGTGTAGAAGAATCTAAACGCTTCATGCATCACTATAACTTCCCTTCATTTAGTGTTGGTGAGACTAGACCGATGCGCGGACCGGGTCGTCGTGAAATTGGACATGGTGCGCTAGGTGAACGTGCACTTGAGCCGGTTATTCCAAATGAAAAAGATTTCCCTTATACAATTCGTCTTGTATCTGAAGTATTAGAGTCAAACGGTTCTACTTCACAAGCAAGTATTTGTGCAAGTACGCTTGCAATGATGGATGCTGGGGTTCCAATTAAATCACCTGTAGCAGGGATTGCCATGGGTCTGATCAAATCAGGTGAACACTACTCGATTTTAACGGACATTCAAGGAATGGAAGATCACCTAGGAGATATGGACTTTAAAGTAGCAGGTACGGAAAATGGCGTAACTGCGCTTCAAATGGATATTAAAATTGACGGGTTATCTCGTGAAATTTTAGACGAAGCCCTTCAACAAGCAAAAAAAGGCCGTATGCAGATCTTAAATCATATGATGTCAACGATTGCTATGCCTCGTCAAGAGCTTTCTCAATATGCGCCTAAAATCCTTACAATGGCTATTAACCCTGATAAAATTCGTGATGTTATTGGACCAAGCGGCAAGCAAATCAATAAAATCATCGAAGAAACAGGCGTGAAAATTGATATCGAACAAGATGGTACAATCTTCATTTCTTCTATTGATCAGCCGATGAATGAAAAAGCGAAGAAAATCATTGAAGATCTTGTACGCGAAGTTGAAGTCGGTCAAATGTACTTAGGAAAAGTAAAACGAATTGAAAAATTCGGTGCATTTGTAGAAATCTTCAGCGGAAAAGATGGGCTTGTTCATATTTCAGAGCTTGCAGAAGAGCGTATTGGAAAAGTAGAAGACGTTGTATCGATTGGCGACGAGATTTTAGTTAAGGTTATGGAAATTGATAAACAAGGTCGCGTTAACTTATCTCGCAAAGCAATTTTAAAAGAACAAAAAGAAAAAGAAGAAAAAGCAAAAGAAACAAAATAA
- the rpsO gene encoding 30S ribosomal protein S15, which yields MAITQERKNEIISEYKTHANDTGSPEVQIAVLTEQINNLNGHLRTHKKDHHSRRGLLKMVGRRRNLLNYLRNKDVTRYRELINKLGLRR from the coding sequence ATGGCTATCACACAAGAGCGTAAAAATGAAATCATTAGTGAGTACAAAACTCATGCGAACGACACTGGTTCTCCAGAAGTTCAAATCGCTGTCCTAACAGAGCAAATTAACAATCTAAACGGTCACTTACGTACTCATAAAAAGGATCACCATTCACGTCGTGGTCTTTTAAAAATGGTAGGTCGACGTCGTAACTTACTTAACTACCTACGTAACAAAGACGTTACTCGTTATCGTGAGTTAATCAACAAACTTGGTTTACGTCGATAA
- the ribF gene encoding bifunctional riboflavin kinase/FAD synthetase, which produces METIEIRHPHHFQREAVQQSVLALGYFDGVHLGHQQVINSAKQLADEKGIASAVMTFTPHPSVVLGRNVQHIDMITPLQEKKKLIEEMGIDFLYIVHFDKQFAALLPQEFVDQYIIGLNVQHVVAGFDYTYGKLGKGTMEILPFHSRSKFTQTTIDKLTNGEEKISSTLIRENLANGDMHRVKELLGRYYEVSGTVTHGEKRGRQIGFPTANIALDDEYLLPRIGVYAVELQLHGKWYAGVCNVGYKPTFHDNLEKPTIEVHLLSFDEQIYDQHVTVKWHRMIRSEKKFSGIEELVGQISKDKEEALVYFEGIQKNKK; this is translated from the coding sequence TTGGAAACGATTGAAATTCGACATCCACACCACTTTCAACGAGAAGCTGTTCAACAATCAGTGTTAGCGCTTGGTTATTTTGATGGTGTGCATTTAGGGCATCAGCAAGTGATAAATTCAGCAAAACAGTTAGCCGATGAAAAAGGCATAGCTAGTGCTGTTATGACGTTTACTCCTCACCCTTCTGTGGTGCTCGGGCGCAATGTACAGCACATTGATATGATCACACCACTTCAAGAAAAAAAGAAACTCATTGAGGAAATGGGAATTGACTTTTTATATATCGTTCATTTTGATAAACAGTTTGCAGCACTATTGCCTCAAGAGTTTGTTGATCAGTATATTATTGGACTGAATGTGCAGCATGTGGTAGCTGGATTTGACTATACGTATGGAAAGTTAGGTAAAGGAACAATGGAAATACTACCATTTCATTCTCGATCAAAATTCACTCAAACAACAATTGATAAGTTAACAAATGGCGAAGAAAAAATTAGTTCAACGCTTATTCGTGAAAATTTAGCAAATGGAGACATGCATCGAGTAAAAGAGCTGCTTGGCCGCTACTATGAAGTGTCAGGTACAGTAACTCATGGAGAAAAGCGAGGCAGGCAAATAGGTTTTCCGACTGCTAACATCGCTTTAGACGATGAGTATTTACTTCCACGAATCGGTGTTTATGCTGTTGAGCTTCAGCTCCACGGAAAGTGGTATGCAGGAGTGTGCAACGTGGGCTACAAGCCGACTTTTCACGATAATTTAGAAAAGCCAACAATCGAAGTCCATTTATTATCATTTGACGAGCAAATCTACGATCAGCACGTAACGGTGAAATGGCACCGAATGATTCGTTCAGAAAAAAAGTTCAGTGGCATCGAAGAGCTTGTCGGTCAGATCTCAAAGGACAAAGAAGAAGCCCTTGTTTATTTTGAAGGAATTCAAAAAAATAAGAAATAA
- the truB gene encoding tRNA pseudouridine(55) synthase TruB — MDGVLVLHKPAGLTSHDCVFKVRKLLRTKKVGHTGTLDPDVTGVLPICIGRATKIVEYLTGATKTYEGEVTLGFSTTTEDSSGEVVEEKKVVDSFSRAQIEEVLSSMTGELQQVPPMYSAVKVKGKKLYEYARQGIEVERPVRNIHIYNFELLDDRDIFEGEQISFKFRVTCSKGTYVRTLAVMIGEALGYPSHMSYLQRTGSGQFSLEDCVTFEDIERAVEEETINEKLHSIEEALNHLPKLQISDTLAEKVKNGAVLPCTEDEELKKEPFFLMINSAGKCLAIYAQHPTKKHLMKPVKVLTID; from the coding sequence GTGGACGGTGTTTTAGTTTTACATAAACCAGCTGGTCTGACCTCGCACGACTGTGTGTTTAAAGTCCGAAAGCTGCTTCGCACTAAAAAAGTAGGGCATACAGGCACATTAGACCCAGACGTTACAGGGGTATTGCCTATTTGTATCGGTAGAGCTACCAAAATTGTAGAATATCTAACAGGAGCTACTAAAACCTATGAAGGAGAAGTTACACTCGGATTTTCTACGACAACAGAAGATTCTTCCGGAGAGGTTGTAGAAGAAAAGAAAGTAGTGGATTCTTTTTCACGTGCTCAAATTGAAGAAGTGCTGTCTTCGATGACAGGAGAACTTCAGCAAGTGCCTCCAATGTACTCAGCGGTAAAAGTCAAAGGTAAAAAGTTATATGAATATGCAAGACAAGGAATCGAAGTAGAGCGCCCTGTTAGAAACATTCATATTTATAACTTTGAACTGCTGGATGATCGAGACATATTTGAAGGAGAACAAATCTCCTTCAAATTTCGAGTAACGTGCAGCAAAGGTACATATGTGCGAACGCTTGCTGTGATGATTGGAGAAGCTCTTGGCTATCCATCTCATATGTCTTATTTGCAGCGAACGGGCTCAGGGCAGTTTTCACTAGAAGATTGTGTGACATTTGAAGATATTGAACGGGCGGTAGAAGAAGAAACGATTAATGAAAAACTACATTCAATCGAAGAAGCTCTTAATCATTTGCCGAAACTTCAAATTAGTGATACATTAGCAGAGAAAGTGAAAAATGGCGCGGTATTGCCATGTACGGAAGATGAAGAGTTAAAAAAAGAACCATTCTTTTTAATGATAAATTCTGCAGGCAAGTGCTTAGCAATTTATGCTCAGCACCCAACAAAAAAACATTTAATGAAGCCGGTTAAAGTGTTGACAATCGACTAG
- the rbfA gene encoding 30S ribosome-binding factor RbfA, with amino-acid sequence MNIRATRVGEQMKKEMGEILNRKIKDPRIGFVTVTDVQVSGDLQQAKVYISVLGDAEQRENTLKGLAKAKGFIRSEIGQRIRLRKTPEITFEFDESIDYGNRIESLLHEIKKESDDHQENE; translated from the coding sequence ATGAACATAAGAGCAACTAGAGTCGGAGAACAAATGAAAAAAGAGATGGGTGAGATTTTAAATCGTAAAATCAAGGACCCACGCATCGGTTTTGTGACTGTAACAGATGTTCAAGTATCAGGCGATTTACAGCAAGCGAAAGTTTATATCTCTGTTTTAGGAGATGCTGAACAGCGTGAGAATACGTTAAAAGGCCTTGCGAAAGCAAAAGGGTTTATCCGCTCAGAAATCGGTCAGCGTATTCGCTTACGTAAAACACCTGAAATTACGTTTGAGTTTGATGAATCAATTGATTATGGTAATCGAATTGAATCATTGCTTCATGAAATTAAAAAAGAAAGCGATGACCATCAAGAGAACGAATAA
- a CDS encoding DUF503 domain-containing protein, translating into MIGLVECECLIYDAASLKEKRAVLQRILMRLKQRFNVSVSETDFQDVWQRTKISIVAVSSSRVTTEQELQKALSMIDSFPEIERTITTFDWL; encoded by the coding sequence ATGATTGGACTAGTGGAGTGTGAATGTTTAATTTACGATGCTGCTTCTCTTAAAGAAAAACGTGCCGTGCTTCAGCGCATCTTGATGCGCTTGAAGCAGCGGTTTAACGTATCAGTTTCAGAAACTGATTTTCAAGATGTGTGGCAACGAACAAAAATTAGCATTGTCGCAGTCTCATCTAGCCGTGTCACAACGGAACAAGAACTTCAAAAAGCGTTAAGCATGATTGATTCTTTTCCAGAGATTGAACGTACCATTACAACTTTTGATTGGTTATAA
- a CDS encoding YlxQ family RNA-binding protein translates to MNEQWISFLGLANRARKLISGEELVVREVRKQKAKLVLLASDASENTKKKVTDKCSYYNVSVRMVPDRYTLGQAIGKDARVVVAVMDEGFAKKLATMLG, encoded by the coding sequence ATGAATGAACAATGGATCTCCTTTTTAGGGCTTGCAAACCGTGCACGCAAATTGATTTCTGGAGAAGAACTTGTGGTTAGAGAAGTTCGGAAACAAAAAGCAAAGTTAGTACTTTTAGCAAGCGATGCGTCTGAAAACACAAAGAAAAAAGTAACGGATAAATGTTCTTACTACAACGTTTCGGTTAGAATGGTTCCCGATCGCTACACGCTAGGTCAAGCGATTGGTAAAGATGCTCGTGTCGTTGTAGCCGTTATGGACGAGGGATTTGCTAAAAAGCTAGCAACGATGCTCGGTTAA